In Streptomyces sp. P3, one DNA window encodes the following:
- the chvE gene encoding multiple monosaccharide ABC transporter substrate-binding protein translates to MRNRRAALAAIAGAASLALTLSACGQSGEGGSEEKAGDAKGGTIGIAMPTKSSERWITDGANVEKDLKAKGYKTKLVFGEDDPDQQVSQIENLITQGVKALIIAAIDNKSLNNVLQQAADAKIPVISYDRLILGSKNVDYYASFDNEKVGKLQATYLVDKLGVASGKGPFNIELFAGSNDDNNTKYFFNGAMSVLQPYIDSKKLVVKSGQTKMTQVTTLRWDGATAQKRMEDILTSSYKSGKVDAVLSPYDGISIGIIAALKSDGYGTAAKPLPVISGQDAELASVKSIIAGQQSMTVYKDLRKLAQVATDMVDATLNGKKPEINDTKSYDNGTKVVPAYLLQPVSVDKTNYQKELVDGGYYTADQLK, encoded by the coding sequence ATGCGTAACCGCAGAGCCGCCCTCGCCGCCATAGCCGGAGCCGCCTCCCTCGCCCTCACCCTGTCCGCCTGCGGACAGTCCGGTGAGGGCGGCAGTGAGGAGAAGGCCGGCGACGCCAAGGGCGGCACCATCGGCATCGCGATGCCGACCAAGTCCTCCGAGCGCTGGATCACCGACGGCGCCAACGTCGAGAAGGACCTCAAGGCCAAGGGCTACAAGACCAAGCTGGTCTTCGGCGAGGACGACCCCGACCAGCAGGTCTCGCAGATCGAGAACCTGATCACCCAGGGCGTCAAGGCCCTGATCATCGCGGCGATCGACAACAAGTCGCTGAACAACGTCCTCCAGCAGGCCGCCGACGCCAAGATCCCGGTCATCTCCTACGACCGCCTGATCCTCGGCTCGAAGAACGTCGACTACTACGCGTCCTTCGACAACGAGAAGGTCGGCAAGCTCCAGGCCACCTACCTCGTGGACAAGCTGGGCGTGGCGTCCGGCAAGGGCCCCTTCAACATCGAGCTGTTCGCCGGCTCCAACGACGACAACAACACGAAGTACTTCTTCAACGGCGCGATGAGCGTGCTCCAGCCGTACATCGACAGCAAGAAGCTCGTGGTCAAGTCCGGCCAGACCAAGATGACCCAGGTCACCACCCTGCGCTGGGACGGCGCCACCGCCCAGAAGCGCATGGAGGACATCCTCACCTCGTCCTACAAGAGCGGCAAGGTCGACGCGGTGCTGTCGCCCTACGACGGCATCTCCATCGGCATCATCGCCGCGCTGAAGTCGGACGGCTACGGCACCGCCGCCAAGCCCCTGCCGGTCATCAGCGGCCAGGACGCCGAGCTGGCGTCCGTGAAGTCGATCATCGCCGGCCAGCAGTCGATGACCGTCTACAAGGACCTCCGCAAGCTCGCCCAGGTCGCCACGGACATGGTCGACGCCACCCTGAACGGCAAGAAGCCCGAGATCAACGACACCAAGTCGTACGACAACGGCACCAAGGTCGTCCCCGCCTACCTGCTGCAGCCGGTGAGCGTCGACAAGACGAACTACCAGAAGGAACTCGTCGACGGCGGCTACTACACCGCGGACCAGCTCAAGTAA